A stretch of the bacterium BMS3Abin02 genome encodes the following:
- a CDS encoding DNA utilization protein GntX yields the protein MVCLVCSLPTRGMLCGRCRSSLQPEADRVVGGSLLVHVALAHRGAARVLVRRLKYEAIRAAAVPLAEAMAARVDDPGAAIVPVPRVPLRAWRYGIDPARELAKAYAALVGRPVVDALRPAPWTRRHAGKPRSERSPVGFGLRQSVGRPVVVLDDVLTTGRTMKAAADAIGLRVIGAITATGAGRVEV from the coding sequence ATGGTGTGTCTGGTATGTTCGCTCCCGACCCGAGGGATGCTGTGTGGCCGGTGCCGCTCGTCCCTGCAGCCCGAGGCGGACCGTGTGGTGGGTGGATCGTTGCTCGTGCATGTCGCGCTGGCGCATCGCGGAGCTGCCAGGGTGCTCGTGCGCCGGCTCAAGTATGAGGCGATCCGTGCCGCCGCGGTACCGCTCGCAGAAGCGATGGCGGCCAGGGTCGACGATCCGGGGGCGGCGATCGTTCCGGTGCCGCGCGTGCCCCTGCGGGCATGGCGGTACGGAATCGATCCTGCACGAGAGCTGGCCAAGGCCTACGCGGCCCTGGTCGGCCGGCCCGTGGTCGACGCACTCCGGCCGGCGCCGTGGACCCGTCGCCACGCCGGCAAGCCCCGGTCCGAACGGTCGCCCGTCGGATTCGGACTGCGCCAAAGTGTCGGCCGACCCGTCGTCGTCCTCGATGATGTTCTCACGACCGGCCGTACCATGAAGGCGGCTGCCGACGCGATCGGCCTACGGGTGATCGGCGCGATTACGGCCACCGGTGCGGGTAGAGTGGAGGTGTGA